In uncultured Bacteroides sp., the following proteins share a genomic window:
- the aroB gene encoding 3-dehydroquinate synthase yields the protein MNKQEVILCNELEKDLLGAMESKPFDKLFVLTDEHTALHCLPAIKELLLKNNAISVTIPAGDINKTLETLAYVWTQLSEKGATRHSLLINLGGGMTTDLGGFAASTFKRGIRYINIPTTLLAMVDASVGGKTGINFNGLKNEIGAFAPASNVLIETEFLKTLDQENFFSGYAEMLKHGLISNIEHWAELLNFPTDKLDYAKLKALVGKSVQIKEDIVEQDPYEQGIRKALNLGHTVGHAFESLSFEEDRPVLHGYAVAWGVVCELYLSSVKTGFPTDKLRQTVQFIKENYGCFAIDCKIYDKLYAYMLHDKKNTAGIINFTLLKDVGDICINQSANKEEIFEMFDFYRECMGL from the coding sequence ATGAATAAACAAGAGGTAATTCTTTGCAATGAATTAGAGAAAGATCTGCTTGGTGCAATGGAAAGCAAACCGTTCGACAAGTTATTTGTTCTTACAGATGAACACACAGCGCTTCATTGCCTGCCAGCCATAAAGGAACTATTACTCAAAAACAATGCAATCTCTGTTACCATCCCCGCGGGAGACATAAATAAAACACTGGAAACACTGGCCTACGTTTGGACACAACTCAGCGAAAAGGGAGCAACCCGCCACTCATTGCTTATCAACCTGGGAGGAGGGATGACTACCGATCTTGGCGGTTTTGCAGCATCAACATTTAAACGTGGTATCAGATATATCAATATCCCCACTACCCTTCTTGCAATGGTAGATGCATCTGTAGGCGGAAAGACTGGAATCAATTTCAACGGACTAAAGAATGAAATAGGAGCTTTTGCACCTGCTAGCAATGTATTGATTGAAACTGAGTTTTTAAAAACGCTTGATCAGGAAAACTTCTTTTCCGGTTATGCAGAGATGTTGAAGCACGGACTAATAAGCAACATAGAACACTGGGCAGAACTGCTTAACTTCCCTACTGACAAACTTGATTATGCCAAGCTGAAAGCCTTGGTTGGAAAATCAGTGCAGATCAAAGAAGACATTGTTGAGCAAGATCCATACGAACAAGGTATTCGTAAAGCGCTGAATCTGGGACACACCGTTGGTCACGCCTTCGAGAGTCTCTCTTTTGAAGAAGACCGTCCGGTGCTTCACGGCTACGCAGTAGCATGGGGAGTAGTTTGCGAGCTCTATCTTTCTTCTGTTAAAACAGGCTTTCCAACAGATAAACTGAGACAAACAGTTCAGTTTATAAAAGAGAACTACGGATGCTTTGCTATTGATTGCAAAATATATGATAAGCTTTATGCATACATGCTTCATGACAAAAAGAACACAGCAGGAATTATCAATTTCACTTTGCTGAAAGATGTTGGAGATATATGTATCAATCAATCAGCAAATAAGGAAGAAATTTTTGAGATGTTCGATTTTTATCGCGAGTGCATGGGGCTTTAA
- a CDS encoding reverse transcriptase domain-containing protein, protein MMKRKGKLSERIETIDNFRLAFEGSSQRKHRRPDIVEFERDLETNLFNLLHEYIEESFKTSEYTYFTVLEPKPREISKLPYEDHVMHWAVLNVIENYVKSTFIRNTFSCIKGRGTHDLFHRLQKDLYNNDVNKTFYVFKGDIRKFYDTVDHKIVKRMIQRKIKDKKLLRWFDEVIDSKGESKSLPIGTKIAQLLANLILSLFDFDLKNCFYIKNNPELVAHYTQRYIWEKIDQARTVSDFNELAKGSIYLANKYHEFLNNIEFYYRYADDFSVMHEDKVFLHHVLEWSGMYLGNELKLEIRHNYQIFPITSRGFYYVGYNFYQDHTELSKKNKQALCRQVVSLRKKGFTDDEVRLKAASRIGYASHANTKNLIRTLKMEKRLGELIRKRRMRKPFEGLTDENKKKIAEIIYDTTLPESRRGKEEEFLILLEDFVIENSAIEKEKDGSPRRCIAIRYKVIDRIDTVDGNKEYKWKEEEWYSFSGSRIMIEQAEDNFSKEDLPIATVITLYQTNKGANFTKFT, encoded by the coding sequence ATGATGAAGAGAAAAGGAAAGTTATCAGAACGTATTGAGACAATAGATAATTTTAGGTTGGCATTTGAAGGCTCAAGCCAGAGAAAACATCGAAGACCTGATATAGTTGAATTTGAACGTGACCTGGAAACAAACCTTTTCAATCTTCTTCATGAATATATTGAAGAATCTTTCAAAACATCAGAATATACATACTTCACAGTACTTGAACCTAAACCACGTGAAATAAGTAAACTTCCATACGAGGACCATGTAATGCACTGGGCTGTGCTAAATGTCATTGAGAATTATGTAAAAAGCACATTCATACGAAATACTTTTTCTTGTATTAAAGGTAGAGGGACACATGATTTATTCCACCGTCTTCAGAAGGACCTTTATAATAATGACGTGAATAAAACATTTTATGTCTTCAAAGGAGATATCCGAAAGTTTTATGATACAGTTGATCATAAGATAGTCAAAAGGATGATTCAGAGAAAAATCAAAGATAAAAAGCTACTTCGATGGTTTGATGAAGTGATTGACTCTAAAGGAGAAAGCAAAAGTCTTCCGATCGGAACAAAAATAGCTCAACTCTTGGCTAATCTTATTTTGTCATTATTTGATTTCGATTTAAAAAACTGCTTTTATATAAAGAATAATCCGGAATTAGTAGCGCATTATACTCAACGATACATTTGGGAAAAAATAGATCAGGCAAGAACTGTTTCTGATTTTAATGAATTAGCAAAAGGCTCTATTTATCTGGCAAACAAATATCATGAATTTCTAAATAATATAGAGTTTTATTATCGGTATGCAGATGATTTCTCCGTAATGCACGAAGATAAAGTTTTTCTTCACCATGTTTTGGAGTGGTCCGGAATGTATCTTGGTAATGAATTAAAGCTTGAAATTAGACATAACTATCAGATATTTCCTATTACATCTCGTGGGTTTTATTATGTAGGTTATAATTTCTATCAAGACCATACAGAACTCAGCAAAAAAAATAAGCAAGCATTATGTCGGCAGGTTGTATCTCTCAGAAAAAAAGGCTTCACTGATGATGAAGTGAGACTAAAGGCTGCATCAAGAATAGGATATGCAAGTCATGCGAATACTAAAAACTTAATAAGAACTTTAAAAATGGAAAAGAGACTAGGAGAATTAATCAGGAAAAGGCGTATGAGGAAGCCTTTTGAAGGACTAACGGATGAAAATAAGAAAAAAATTGCTGAGATCATTTATGACACTACATTACCAGAGAGCAGGAGAGGTAAAGAAGAAGAATTCCTTATTTTACTTGAAGATTTTGTGATAGAAAACAGTGCTATTGAAAAAGAAAAAGATGGAAGTCCAAGGAGATGTATTGCTATCAGATACAAAGTAATTGATCGTATTGATACCGTTGATGGGAACAAAGAATATAAATGGAAAGAGGAGGAATGGTATTCATTTTCAGGATCAAGAATTATGATTGAACAAGCTGAAGATAACTTTTCAAAAGAAGACCTTCCTATTGCCACAGTAATCACATTATATCAAACTAATAAAGGTGCTAATTTTACTAAATTTACATAG
- a CDS encoding tyrosine-type recombinase/integrase — translation MARKKAIMIMPRLHDCSGDINKKWFVEYSCRNPRTDEMKRFRVYEGLQLTTPEERYTAADKIIEELSEMLINGKSPFSKEKVIYEDDLMYDHAARVYGRLKKDVVCIRTYLNEYLLMKKKEVIHHSYQTYKSKLRIFVMYLDSKGLQDVHVSFITQEVVSDFIYFVAENNNASRRTVVKYQQILKNFFNYLINTKKLLLRNPVFGMPNVGEIKDEAAIPIPDKEREAFKIYMQKKDPQLWLVCMMEFYCAIRPHEELRHLLISHINWDNRTITIRKTLAKNRNMQTVDVPNQLFDEMINIYHLNEYPSDYYVFSRNGIPGKILLGKNYFKTHFAKIRNDMGMPLSYKLYGFKHTGACKLADAGVSTWDLQKHMRHASISTTEAYINKRIGIKSDTIKNNFPDI, via the coding sequence ATGGCAAGAAAAAAAGCAATTATGATTATGCCTCGGTTGCACGATTGCTCCGGTGACATTAACAAGAAATGGTTCGTGGAATATTCTTGTAGGAATCCACGTACTGATGAAATGAAGAGATTCAGAGTATATGAAGGCTTACAACTTACAACTCCTGAAGAACGTTATACTGCAGCAGATAAGATAATTGAAGAATTATCCGAGATGCTGATCAATGGAAAATCTCCTTTTTCAAAAGAGAAAGTTATATATGAAGATGATCTAATGTATGATCATGCTGCAAGAGTATACGGTCGTCTTAAAAAAGATGTTGTTTGCATACGTACATATCTTAATGAATATCTTTTGATGAAGAAAAAAGAAGTTATTCATCATTCATACCAAACATACAAATCAAAACTGCGTATTTTCGTTATGTATCTTGATTCTAAAGGTCTTCAAGATGTTCATGTAAGTTTTATCACTCAGGAAGTAGTCTCTGATTTTATCTATTTTGTAGCAGAAAATAATAATGCTAGTCGTAGAACCGTAGTTAAGTATCAACAGATTTTAAAAAACTTTTTCAATTATCTTATTAACACGAAGAAGCTGTTGCTTAGAAATCCGGTATTCGGGATGCCTAATGTAGGAGAAATTAAAGATGAAGCTGCAATTCCTATACCAGATAAAGAACGTGAAGCCTTTAAAATCTATATGCAAAAAAAAGATCCTCAATTGTGGTTAGTGTGTATGATGGAATTTTATTGTGCGATTCGTCCACATGAAGAATTAAGGCATTTATTAATTTCTCATATAAACTGGGATAATAGGACTATAACGATTCGTAAAACTTTAGCTAAGAATAGGAATATGCAAACAGTAGATGTCCCAAATCAACTTTTTGATGAAATGATTAATATATATCACCTTAATGAATATCCAAGCGATTATTATGTATTCAGTAGAAATGGAATACCAGGTAAAATTTTATTAGGTAAAAATTATTTTAAGACTCATTTCGCCAAAATAAGAAATGATATGGGAATGCCACTTTCTTATAAATTGTACGGTTTTAAGCATACTGGCGCATGTAAACTGGCAGATGCAGGTGTTAGTACGTGGGACCTCCAGAAGCATATGCGACATGCATCTATATCTACGACTGAAGCATATATCAATAAAAGGATAGGAATAAAGAGTGATACTATTAAAAATAATTTTCCAGATATATAA
- a CDS encoding TonB-dependent receptor has translation MKHKLTLLMLCLFSILSLEAQTNRALVTGKVIDNTTKTPVEQAAIRVLSLPDSSFVTGVSSKKDGSFAIASLTKGRYVMKISFIGYAPLTKSFQITSAKPSVNFGEVPMKPDAVMLKGATVTAEAPPVTVKEDTMVYNASAYRVPEGSMLEDLVKKIPGAEVGTDGSITVNGKQIKKIMVDGKEFFSSDPKVAMKNLPVNMIENVKAYDKKSDLARITGIDDGDEETVLDLTVKKGMKKGLIGNLIAGTGSQNRYETGAMASQFKDNSQFTVVGSANNTNNQGFSEFGDAGQGMSGNAGSGINASKSIGMNFAKSTDKLEVGGNIKYGKSDKDARMKSSTENFLGQSSSFGTAENASRRFRDDVNGDFRLEWRPDTLTNIIFRPNISYSHTNSFSNGVSATFNNSHASVNDRKSKSDGISNNMSLGGNIQINRKLNNKGRSITLRAESGYNKSNSDNYSYSDTYFYKNDSASLGDHRDQYIDNNGNSYNYKLQMVYVEPVFNKRFLQLRYSFQNSYSASDKYAYNAMDDYPYETAFDNKNYNSDYVDLLSNSLSNRYMTHQFELSLRTIRTKYMYNIGFSLEPQTSKSNTTVGPNKGKDISQNVLNFSPTFDFHYRFSKQEQLRIMYRGRSSAPDINNLQAVIDNTDLLNIRNGNPDLKPSYSNRFMLFFNNYMQESQRSVMMNLSFNNTLNSVASKRTYNENTGAWISNLVNVNGNWNTQGFLSFNTPFPNKKFTLSTFSNASYSDAVSFTSLNNVSNPQKSTTHNLNLGQRMTGNYRSDLFDFSLNGAINYSLAKNNVQKSNRETFNYLFGANTNINLPWSIFLSSDVNYNIKRGYSDALQKNEILWNAQLSKNFLAKNNATIRFKIYDILHQQSNLSRTISETMMQDIEYNTLGSYFMVHFVYRFNTLGGKAPRSRRFGPDDHGPSDGPRERRGGYGGGGFGPGGGPGGMM, from the coding sequence ATGAAACACAAACTGACATTATTGATGCTGTGCTTATTCAGCATCCTTTCTCTGGAAGCACAAACGAATCGTGCTTTGGTAACAGGAAAGGTTATTGACAACACGACTAAAACTCCGGTTGAACAAGCGGCTATTCGCGTGCTATCTTTACCGGACAGCTCTTTTGTAACCGGAGTTTCTAGTAAGAAGGACGGGTCTTTTGCCATTGCAAGTCTGACAAAAGGACGCTATGTGATGAAAATCTCATTCATTGGTTATGCTCCGTTGACTAAGTCTTTTCAGATTACATCTGCTAAACCGTCTGTTAACTTTGGTGAGGTTCCAATGAAACCTGATGCTGTAATGCTGAAAGGTGCAACTGTTACTGCCGAGGCTCCTCCTGTGACGGTTAAGGAAGATACAATGGTTTACAATGCTTCGGCATATCGTGTGCCGGAGGGTTCAATGCTTGAGGATTTAGTAAAGAAGATTCCGGGTGCAGAAGTTGGCACTGACGGATCAATCACTGTCAATGGAAAACAAATCAAGAAGATAATGGTGGATGGAAAAGAATTCTTTAGTTCTGACCCTAAAGTGGCTATGAAGAATTTGCCTGTTAATATGATTGAAAATGTGAAAGCCTATGATAAAAAGTCTGATCTTGCCAGAATTACAGGGATTGATGATGGAGATGAAGAAACTGTTCTTGATTTGACTGTAAAGAAGGGAATGAAAAAGGGGCTAATTGGTAACCTTATTGCAGGTACAGGTAGCCAAAATAGGTATGAAACCGGAGCAATGGCAAGTCAGTTTAAGGATAATTCTCAGTTTACAGTTGTTGGATCAGCCAATAATACAAATAATCAGGGCTTCTCTGAATTCGGTGATGCCGGTCAGGGGATGAGTGGTAATGCCGGATCGGGTATTAATGCTTCAAAATCGATTGGAATGAACTTTGCTAAAAGTACAGACAAACTGGAAGTTGGTGGAAATATTAAATATGGCAAATCAGATAAGGACGCAAGAATGAAAAGTTCTACTGAGAACTTCTTAGGTCAGAGTTCTTCTTTTGGTACTGCAGAAAACGCTTCAAGACGTTTTAGAGATGATGTGAATGGCGATTTTCGTTTGGAATGGCGACCTGATACATTAACAAATATCATATTCCGCCCAAATATATCTTATTCACATACAAATAGTTTTAGCAATGGTGTGTCTGCTACTTTTAATAATAGCCATGCATCTGTAAATGATAGAAAATCGAAATCTGACGGTATATCCAATAATATGTCTTTAGGAGGTAATATTCAGATTAACAGAAAGCTGAATAACAAAGGCCGTAGCATAACTTTGCGAGCTGAGTCAGGGTATAATAAGAGTAACTCGGATAACTATTCTTATTCTGATACGTATTTTTATAAAAACGATAGTGCAAGTCTGGGAGACCATAGAGATCAATATATTGATAATAATGGTAATAGTTATAATTACAAATTGCAAATGGTTTATGTTGAACCTGTTTTTAATAAACGTTTCCTTCAATTGAGATATAGCTTCCAAAATAGTTATTCTGCTTCTGATAAGTATGCTTATAATGCTATGGACGATTATCCTTATGAAACTGCTTTCGATAACAAGAATTATAATAGTGATTATGTTGACTTGTTAAGTAATTCTCTGAGTAATCGTTATATGACTCATCAATTTGAGCTTTCATTGAGAACGATACGTACTAAGTATATGTATAATATCGGCTTTAGTCTTGAACCTCAGACGTCAAAGAGTAATACAACTGTTGGCCCGAACAAGGGAAAGGATATATCTCAGAATGTTCTTAACTTCTCACCAACGTTTGATTTTCATTATCGTTTCTCGAAACAGGAACAGCTTCGTATTATGTACCGTGGAAGAAGTTCTGCTCCGGATATAAACAACCTTCAGGCTGTGATTGATAACACAGATCTGCTGAATATAAGAAATGGTAATCCAGACTTAAAACCGTCTTACAGTAACCGTTTTATGTTGTTCTTTAATAACTATATGCAGGAAAGTCAACGGAGTGTAATGATGAATCTTTCCTTTAACAATACATTGAATAGCGTTGCCAGTAAAAGGACATATAATGAGAATACTGGTGCTTGGATCTCAAATCTGGTAAATGTAAATGGAAACTGGAATACGCAAGGATTCTTATCTTTTAATACTCCATTTCCCAACAAGAAATTTACACTGAGCACATTTTCTAATGCTTCTTATAGTGATGCTGTTAGTTTTACCAGTCTGAATAATGTAAGTAATCCACAAAAAAGCACAACGCATAATTTGAATCTTGGTCAAAGGATGACTGGTAATTACCGATCAGACCTTTTTGATTTCAGTTTAAACGGAGCAATCAATTATTCTTTGGCAAAGAATAATGTCCAAAAAAGTAATCGTGAGACGTTTAATTACTTATTTGGTGCAAACACAAATATAAATCTGCCATGGAGTATCTTCCTCTCTTCTGATGTGAATTATAATATTAAGAGAGGATATTCTGATGCTCTTCAGAAAAATGAAATTCTTTGGAATGCGCAATTATCTAAAAACTTCCTGGCAAAAAACAATGCTACGATACGTTTCAAGATATATGATATTCTTCACCAACAGAGTAACCTGAGTCGTACCATTTCAGAAACGATGATGCAGGATATTGAATATAACACATTGGGTAGCTACTTTATGGTTCACTTTGTGTATCGCTTCAATACTCTTGGTGGAAAGGCTCCAAGGTCAAGACGCTTTGGCCCTGATGACCATGGACCGAGTGATGGACCACGTGAAAGACGAGGCGGATATGGTGGTGGCGGATTTGGCCCTGGTGGTGGCCCCGGCGGAATGATGTAA
- the cls gene encoding cardiolipin synthase, giving the protein MDWSSIFNDLFSVIYNILYFGVIIGMVILVILDNRNPVKTMAWVLILTFLPFVGLVFYFFFGRSTRRERIISKKSYNRLMKKPMAEFVAQESYELPADQYQVAQLFRNTNQALPFEGNEVEIFTDGYSKLQALIRELMQAKHHIHMEYYIFENDPVGRLVRDVLIDKAREGVEVRLIYDDVGCWHVPNRFFEEMIEAGIEVRAFLKVRFPVFTSKVNYRNHRKIVVIDGCLGFVGGMNIAVRYIRGFDWGIWRDTHVMIKGKAVHGLQTTFLLDWYFVDQTLLTSSRFFPALDSVGESLVQIVTSEPTAEWKEIMQGLCLAINSAKKYFYIQTPYFLPTEPLLAALQTAALAGVDIRIMLPEHADATITHLASRSYLKDILRAGVKVFFYQKGFLHSKLMVSDDALCTVGSTNMDFRSFEHNFEVNAFMYDEPTALRMKEIFLLDQRDCISVYLKNWEKRPWRQKVKESVVRVLSPLL; this is encoded by the coding sequence ATGGATTGGAGTAGCATATTTAATGATCTTTTTTCAGTAATCTATAATATACTTTACTTTGGTGTGATTATCGGAATGGTGATTCTTGTCATTCTCGATAATCGCAACCCGGTAAAGACTATGGCATGGGTTCTTATCCTTACTTTCCTTCCTTTTGTTGGTTTAGTCTTCTATTTCTTTTTCGGGCGAAGTACCCGTCGCGAAAGAATTATCAGTAAAAAAAGCTATAATCGCTTAATGAAAAAGCCGATGGCTGAGTTTGTGGCTCAGGAATCGTACGAATTACCTGCCGACCAGTATCAGGTTGCCCAACTTTTCCGGAATACCAATCAGGCTCTGCCTTTCGAAGGTAACGAAGTGGAGATCTTTACAGACGGTTACTCAAAATTACAGGCTCTTATCAGAGAGCTGATGCAGGCAAAGCATCACATTCACATGGAATACTATATTTTTGAGAATGACCCAGTGGGCAGGCTCGTGCGTGATGTACTTATAGACAAAGCCCGTGAAGGGGTAGAGGTTCGCCTGATATATGATGATGTGGGTTGCTGGCATGTGCCTAACCGTTTCTTTGAAGAGATGATTGAGGCCGGTATTGAAGTCAGAGCCTTCCTGAAAGTTCGTTTTCCTGTTTTTACAAGTAAAGTGAATTACCGCAACCACCGCAAGATAGTTGTGATTGATGGTTGCCTGGGATTCGTTGGCGGAATGAATATTGCCGTGAGATATATACGGGGATTTGATTGGGGAATCTGGAGAGATACCCATGTGATGATTAAAGGAAAGGCTGTTCATGGACTTCAAACCACTTTTTTACTGGATTGGTACTTTGTAGATCAGACATTGCTTACTTCATCTAGATTTTTCCCGGCCTTGGATTCTGTCGGAGAATCTCTTGTTCAGATTGTAACAAGTGAACCAACAGCCGAATGGAAAGAAATTATGCAAGGTTTATGCCTGGCTATTAACAGTGCTAAAAAGTATTTCTATATTCAAACACCTTATTTCTTACCAACAGAACCTCTTCTTGCTGCGTTGCAAACAGCAGCTCTGGCAGGTGTGGATATACGCATTATGCTTCCTGAACATGCCGATGCTACAATTACGCACCTGGCTTCCCGTTCTTACCTGAAAGATATACTAAGGGCTGGTGTGAAGGTATTCTTTTATCAAAAAGGTTTCCTTCACTCCAAACTGATGGTTTCGGATGATGCGCTGTGTACTGTGGGATCTACCAATATGGATTTTCGGAGTTTTGAGCATAACTTCGAAGTGAACGCATTTATGTATGATGAACCAACAGCACTGCGCATGAAAGAAATCTTTCTTCTGGATCAGCGCGACTGCATTTCTGTTTATCTTAAAAACTGGGAAAAGCGACCTTGGCGCCAGAAAGTGAAAGAGTCTGTGGTTCGCGTGCTCAGTCCGTTGCTTTAG